A stretch of the Lactuca sativa cultivar Salinas chromosome 9, Lsat_Salinas_v11, whole genome shotgun sequence genome encodes the following:
- the LOC111892992 gene encoding uncharacterized protein LOC111892992: MGSKKRSSDSVEEIDIQKSNTSSDSKVSSEHLKKKIKKVKKNEEEIEKSNNNDNSSNGVKPMERKKKRKALDKEKHRATSGDNTEMKPILANLEVKEVEKSRTSNSLPEFHIGVFKDLGSADGLVREAAAERLVMELQVVQKAYNMLEKKEDVDGGLKLEAEKDDGLNNCAPSLRYAVRRLVRGVSSSRECARQGFALGLTMLVGAVSDIALDSLLKLIVDLLEVSSSMKGQEIKDCLLGRLFAYGALARSGRLIQESEYIKEFTGAVITLATKKRYLQEPAVIVILQLVEKLPVKVVLKQVLDAPGLHEWFEGATEAGNPDALLLALKLREKLSDDNRSFGNLLPNPYSSSSMFSPEHLSILSSCLKESTFCQPRVHGVWPVLVNILLPDVVPEGTDSSTGLNSTKKHKKKPKSSSYEEDLQKNLQNFWDVIIEGSLLLSSHDRKHLVFDVLLLVLPRLPVSCIPIVLSYKIVQCLIDILSTKDSWLYKFAQYFLEKLSDWVSNDDGKRVAVTMALQKHSNGKFDCITRTKTVKDLMSGFTTEPGCMLFIKNLIDMFLDVRPLEEPSDQSQTTDDNSEIGSIEEKDVTSDFLKSWVVDSLPSVLKHAKLDKTEDSNELPEGEGKFGVQKEILKFLAVQGLFSSSLGTEVTSFELDQKFRWPKAATSSSLCRMCIEQLQLLLANAQKGEWPHTVTSGKEANDLGSYFMKFLSVLRNIPSVSLFRSLSDEDEKAFKKLQAMENWLSKEERNCGMSADAHRLHALRYLLIQLLLQILLRPGEFFEAASEIIICCKKFFPSPDLLDSSGEDEADADGDDAPVLMDVFVDTLLSLLPQSSAPMRSSIEQVFKYYSDDVTDDGLLRMLKVIKKDLKPARRQDSDTENDDDTDDDDLLAIEEAEDSDEAETGGEVADDQSEESEGIADSAGKGDSDSDSDGGMDDEAMFRMDSYLAQIFKEKRNQAGGETAHSQLVLFKLRVLSLLEIYLHENQGKQQVLKVFTNLAQAFVNPNTTEGSEQLGDRICKIMEHKIFKAKHYPKDESVQLSLLEPLLEKNLKLASKPFKKKKSAITPSKKKQSASFQRYRKIVNLAQNSIYWILKIIDSRSFKEDELEKVFEIFKGALTRYFDGKNSMLKLNFLKEIFRRWAWIGRRFFGFLVEKCGGAKSKFRRVEGLDLVLEILKPLNIEGSDVGKKMVSKHMSEICVLIKELVMNMPEKQSKRAEVRKFCGKLFTIFTNLKLSAKFLESLDPEVCVACEGQIGKVFLDLKKQQV; encoded by the exons ATGGGTAGCAAGAAAAGGAGCTCTGATAGTGTAGAAGAAATAGATATCCAAAAGAGCAATACAAGCTCTGATAGCAAAGTTTCGAGTGAGCATTTGAAAAAGAAGATAAAAAAGGTGAAGAAGAACGAAGAGGAGATAGAAAAATCAAATAATAACGATAACAGCTCCAATGGTGTTAAACCAATGGAGAGGAAGAAAAAACGAAAAGCATTAGACAAAGAAAAACACCGAGCTACATCGGGTGATAACACTGAAATGAAGCCAATTCTAGCAAATTTGGAGGTCAAAGAAGTTGAGAAGAGTAGAACAAGTAACAGTTTGCCTGAGTTTCATATAGGCGTGTTTAAGGATTTGGGATCTGCTGATGGTTTGGTAAGAGAAGCTGCTGCAGAGAGATTGGTGATGGAGTTGCAGGTAGTTCAGAAGGCTTATAATATGCTTGAGAAGAAGGAAGATGTTGATGGTGGGTTGAAATTGGAAGCTGAGAAAGACGATGGATTGAATAACTGTGCACCTTCCTTAAGATATGCTGTCAGAAGGCTTGTTCGTGGTGTGTCCTCATCAAGAGAG TGTGCAAGACAAGGGTTTGCATTGGGCTTGACTATGTTAGTTGGTGCAGTTTCTGATATTGCATTGGACTCTTTGCTGAAACTAATAGTTGACTTATTGGAAGTCTCTTCTTCTATGAAGGGACAG GAAATCAAAGATTGTCTTTTAGGTCGTTTGTTTGCTTATGGTGCTCTTGCAAGATCAGGAAGACTGATTCAGGAAAGCGAGTATATTAAGGAATTCACTGGTGCTGTTATTACACTAGCCACCAAGAAACGTTATCTCCAGGAGCCTGCTGTTATTGTTATCCTGCAGTTAGTtgaaaag TTGCCTGTTAAAGTTGTCTTGAAGCAAGTTCTTGATGCTCCTGGTCTCCATGAATGGTTTGAAGGAGCCACAGAAGCTGGAAATCCTGATGCATTACTTCTAGCTCTTAAACTAAGAGAAAAACTATCTGATGACAACAGATCATTCGGGAACCTTTTGCCAAATCCATACAGTTCTAGCTCAATGTTCTCTCCTGAACATCTATCCATTCTTTCAAGTTGCCTAAAG GAGTCAACATTTTGTCAGCCTCGAGTTCATGGAGTGTGGCCTGTTTTAGTGAATATTCTTTTACCTGATGTTGTCCCAGAAGGCACTGATTCATCAACAGGATTAAACTCTACAAAGAAGCACAAAAAGAAACCCAAATCGAGTTCTTATGAAGAAGATCTACAAAAAAACCTACAAAATTTCTGGGATGTTATAATCGAAGGGTCACTTCTTTTATCCTCTCATGATCGAAAACACTTGGTGTTTGATGTTTTGCTTCTTGTTCTACCAAGACTCCCTGTTTCTTGCATACCCATTGTTTTATCCTACAAGATTGTCCAATGTCTAATTGACATACTTTCCACAAAGGATTCATGGCTTTACAAATTTGCACAATACTTTCTTGAAAAGCTGTCAGATTGGGTCAGCAATGATGATGGAAAACGGGTGGCTGTCACCATGGCTCTACAAAAACACAGCAACGGGAAATTCGACTGCATTACAAGGACTAAAACTGTAAAAGATCTAATGTCAGGTTTCACTACTGAACCTGGCTGTATGCTTTTCATTAAAAATCTAATCGACATGTTTCTTGATGTGCGACCTTTAGAAGAACCATCTGACCAAAGTCAAACAACTGATGATAATTCAGAAATCGGTTCAATTGAAGAGAAAGATGTCACTTCAGATTTTCTCAAAAGTTGGGTTGTGGACTCTCTTCCAAGtgttttaaaacatgcaaagcTTGATAAGACTGAGGATTCAAACGAGCTGCCTGAAGGTGAAGGAAAGTTTGGTGTTCAGAAAGAAATCTTGAAGTTTTTAGCTGTTCAGGGGTTGTTCTCTTCATCTTTAGGGACTGAAGTGACTTCATTTGAGTTGGATCAGAAGTTTAGATGGCCAAAAGCAGCAACTTCAAGTTCTCTTTGCAGGATGTGTATTGAACAGCTGCAATTACTTTTGGCCAATGCCCAAAAAGGAGAATGGCCTCATACAGTTACAAGTGGGAAAGAAGCTAATGATCTTGGTTCTTATTTCATGAAATTTCTCAGTGTTTTGCGCAACATTCCATCTGTATCTCTCTTTAGGTCATTGAGTGATGAAGATGAAAAGGCTTTCAAGAAATTGCAAGCCATGGAAAATTGGCTTTCCAAAGAG GAAAGGAATTGTGGGATGAGTGCAGATGCTCACAGATTGCATGCATTGAGGTACTTACTCATCCAATTGCTGCTCCAAATCCTACTCAGACCAGGGGAATTCTTTGAAGCTGCTTCTGAAATCATAATTTGCTGCAAAAAATTCTTCCCATCACCCGATCTTCTTGATTCATCTGGAGAAGATGAAGCAGATGCAGATGGTGATGATGCACCTGTGTTAATGGATGTATTTGTTGATACACTCTTATCATTGCTTCCTCAATCATCAGCTCCCATGCGATCTTCCATTGAACAG GTTTTCAAATACTACAGTGATGATGTGACAGACGATGGTTTACTCCGAatgttaaaagttataaaaaaagatTTAAAACCCGCAAGGCGTCAAGATTCCGATACTGAAAATGATGATGACACTGATGACGATGATCTTCTAGCAATCGAAGAAGCTGAAGATTCCGATGAAGCCGAAACCGGTGGTGAAGTTGCTGATGACCAATCCGAAGAGTCTGAGGGAATCGCTGATTCCGCCGGAAAAGGAGATTCTGATTCCGATTCCGACGGTGGAATGGACGATGAAGCCATGTTTAGAATGGATTCGTATCTGGCTCAGATCTTTAAAGAGAAACGAAACCAAGCGGGAGGGGAAACTGCTCATTCTCAGCTTGTTCTTTTCAAACTCCGTGTTCTTTCCTTGCTTGAAATCTACCTCCATGAGAATCAAG GTAAACAACAAGTATTGAAGGTGTTCACAAATCTTGCACAAGCATTCGTGAACCCCAATACAACTGAAGGAAGTGAACAGCTAGGTGACAGGATCTGTAAAATCATGGAACACAAAATCTTCAAAGCAAAACATTATCCAAAAGACGAATCTGTTCAGCTATCACTTCTCGAGCCTCTACTTGAAAAGAATCTAAAATTGGCATCAAAACCTTTCAAAAAGAAGAAATCAGCAATCACTCCATCAAAAAAGAAACAATCAGCTTCGTTTCAACGTTATAGAAAGATTGTGAATCTCGCCCAGAATTCAATCTACTGGATCTTGAAGATCATTGATTCTAGAAGCTTCAAGGAAGATGAATTGGAGAAAGTGTTTGAGATCTTCAAAGGGGCTTTAACCCGTTATTTCGATGGGAAAAACTCGATGCTCAAGTTGAATTTCTTGAAGGAGATTTTCAGGAGGTGGGCGTGGATCGGGAGACGTTTTTTTGGGTTTTTAGTTGAGAAATGTGGAGGGGCGAAATCGAAATTTCGGAGAGTTGAAGGGCTGGATTTGGTGTTGGAGATTTTGAAGCCTTTGAACATTGAAGGAAGCGATGTTGGAAAGAAGATGGTGAGTAAACATATGTCTGAAATTTGTGTTTTGATTAAGGAATTGGTGATGAATATGCCTGAAAAGCAATCCAAAAGGGCGGAAGTCAGAAAGTTTTGTGGGAAATTATTTACAATTTTCACTAATTTAAAGTTATCTGCTAAGTTTCTTGAGTCTTTGGATCCGGAAGTTTGTGTGGCGTGTGAGGGGCAAATTGGTAAAGTGTTTCTTGATTTGAAGAAACAACAAGTTTAG